Proteins encoded together in one Fluviicola sp. window:
- a CDS encoding histidine kinase: protein MNLKLKYPKSKTACCGLLCVIVSLILSTSYPAYSQPPGKLIESTLNTNSPFTIRVYGTEDGVPQHQIAAMTPDKTGNLLIGTANGLVQFNGQTFTDINPTDESRKILCVKLFLDKKNNVLYGINNRSQLFQISPVTRELLREGNLGASFYKDSIIYVNSKKEVRISKLGSRRSRLIARLNYRECISGIGFVNKTPFFSDSSGTYILRNSGWVKLSKEIYYQAKRNPYTGEHYMLGLNGIAIYYKGKLTSQPFKDSPTDAHFTDIAFSPLNEIFVSSHKGIFYRNSLQQAFESKNDNFPSKIILSLYYNADENFLFAGSSDKGLLQLKMKECMSIYDESTLIESSLSSIIRTPDNQLLVSGTHGSIFKFNMHSIAGYYSKKTDFSCLATINGEVWAGTWGSGIQVLKNNKPVRTITKNLLNDPVHAIFQDRKKRIWIGKENGICLGVNPNNLKPAFESLKIGLVICFYQLRNGDILVGGEDGFFIFSEDLELKKQFGIRNGLSGKEVRAFYEKKDGTFYIGTYGGGLYYWDFKTLRPLSRMRNCLLDDDIFTLAPDKNGNLYISSNHGLYVISEQKIDDFLAHKINFLVPFRLGQDDGILNTEFNGGFQNNYYSGDNKHFYFPTIQGVLISFFDVPKYRKLRPFLREVYVNDKEQDLSDHVFPRNTHTINLQYYCPNFTQFYNLHYQYKLVGPDIKDEWSSPTRKGEISFKMLPPGEYKVYMRGIDGFNDQNPYEIVYDFKIEKHIYETLWFRLLAFGLVFLLIFLLTYKRIQISKDQELKDSEHKNTMFELKLKAIQAKMNPHFIFNCLNNIQYLIVMGKQEEAEYALSDFSSLLRKFLQQSDNSFITLRDEVELLKSYIAVERFRFEESLDVEVKIPENLLHLKIPTLLIQPTVENAIVHGLAHKKGDKKLLIEGYQENDSIILKIEDNGIGRQEAKRINTYRANHISHGWNMVLDKINLLKAKYQYSVIFEIIDKPENSGTTVIFKIPLMNEEMLEI, encoded by the coding sequence ATGAACCTGAAATTGAAATATCCGAAGTCTAAAACTGCATGCTGCGGTTTGCTTTGCGTTATTGTTTCACTCATCCTTTCTACAAGTTATCCGGCTTACTCACAACCACCCGGAAAACTCATCGAATCTACTCTCAACACCAATTCCCCATTCACCATCCGCGTCTATGGAACCGAAGACGGCGTTCCGCAACATCAGATCGCAGCTATGACTCCTGACAAAACGGGAAATTTACTGATTGGAACTGCAAACGGATTGGTCCAATTCAACGGGCAGACATTTACAGACATCAATCCCACGGATGAAAGCCGGAAGATCCTTTGTGTTAAATTGTTTTTGGACAAAAAAAACAATGTCCTTTACGGGATCAACAACCGGTCGCAATTGTTCCAGATTTCCCCAGTCACAAGAGAACTGTTAAGAGAAGGTAACCTGGGGGCTTCTTTTTACAAGGATTCCATCATTTATGTGAACTCAAAAAAAGAAGTGCGTATATCCAAGCTTGGTTCCAGGAGAAGCAGGCTGATTGCCAGGTTAAATTACCGGGAATGCATATCAGGCATCGGATTTGTAAACAAAACACCTTTCTTTTCCGACTCTTCGGGAACTTACATTTTGCGGAATTCCGGTTGGGTGAAGTTATCGAAAGAGATTTACTATCAAGCCAAAAGAAATCCCTACACCGGAGAGCATTATATGCTTGGCCTAAACGGAATTGCCATTTACTACAAAGGAAAACTAACTTCTCAGCCATTTAAAGACAGTCCAACCGATGCTCATTTCACGGATATTGCTTTCAGCCCGCTCAATGAGATTTTTGTATCCTCGCATAAAGGGATTTTTTACAGGAATTCGCTTCAACAGGCCTTTGAATCAAAGAACGACAATTTCCCTAGCAAAATAATCTTATCACTTTACTACAATGCCGATGAGAATTTCCTGTTTGCAGGAAGCAGTGACAAGGGACTTCTGCAACTTAAAATGAAGGAATGCATGTCGATCTATGACGAATCGACTTTAATCGAATCCTCGCTTAGTTCCATTATCCGTACTCCGGACAATCAACTGCTCGTTTCAGGGACTCATGGAAGCATTTTCAAATTCAACATGCATTCCATTGCAGGTTACTACAGCAAAAAAACGGATTTCTCATGTCTTGCAACGATCAACGGTGAAGTTTGGGCCGGAACCTGGGGATCCGGAATCCAGGTTCTGAAAAACAATAAACCGGTAAGGACCATTACAAAAAACCTTCTGAATGACCCGGTACATGCCATTTTCCAGGACCGGAAGAAGCGTATCTGGATAGGAAAAGAAAACGGTATTTGCCTCGGAGTAAACCCAAACAATCTAAAACCGGCCTTCGAATCGCTGAAAATCGGATTGGTCATTTGTTTTTACCAACTCAGGAACGGAGATATCCTGGTTGGTGGTGAAGATGGGTTCTTCATTTTTTCGGAGGACTTAGAACTGAAAAAACAATTCGGCATCCGGAACGGTTTGAGCGGAAAGGAAGTGCGGGCCTTTTATGAAAAGAAAGACGGTACTTTCTATATCGGAACTTATGGCGGCGGGTTGTATTACTGGGATTTTAAAACATTACGTCCTTTAAGCAGGATGCGGAACTGCCTGCTCGATGATGATATTTTCACCCTGGCACCGGATAAAAACGGGAATTTATACATCTCTTCCAATCATGGTTTGTACGTAATCAGTGAACAAAAGATCGATGATTTCCTCGCCCATAAGATCAATTTCCTGGTACCATTCAGATTGGGACAGGATGACGGCATTCTGAACACAGAATTTAACGGCGGGTTCCAAAACAATTACTATTCGGGCGATAACAAACATTTCTACTTTCCGACCATCCAGGGAGTTTTGATCAGTTTCTTCGATGTTCCGAAATACCGCAAGCTGCGGCCATTTTTAAGGGAAGTTTATGTAAACGACAAGGAACAGGACCTGTCTGATCACGTTTTCCCCCGGAATACACACACCATTAACCTGCAATACTATTGCCCGAATTTTACACAGTTCTACAACCTTCATTACCAATACAAATTAGTCGGACCGGATATCAAAGACGAATGGAGTTCTCCGACCAGGAAGGGTGAAATCAGCTTCAAAATGCTTCCTCCGGGAGAATACAAAGTATACATGCGCGGAATAGATGGATTCAATGATCAAAATCCGTATGAGATTGTCTACGATTTCAAAATTGAGAAACATATCTATGAAACGCTTTGGTTCCGGCTACTGGCTTTCGGATTGGTTTTCCTGCTCATTTTCCTGTTGACCTATAAACGTATTCAGATCTCAAAAGACCAGGAATTGAAAGACAGCGAGCATAAAAACACGATGTTTGAGTTAAAGCTGAAAGCCATCCAGGCCAAAATGAACCCTCATTTTATTTTCAACTGTCTGAACAATATTCAATATCTCATCGTGATGGGCAAACAGGAAGAAGCGGAATATGCTTTGAGCGATTTCTCCAGCCTCCTGCGAAAATTCCTGCAGCAAAGTGATAATTCATTCATCACACTTCGCGATGAAGTGGAACTGTTGAAATCATACATCGCAGTGGAACGGTTCCGTTTTGAAGAAAGCCTGGACGTAGAAGTAAAAATTCCGGAAAACCTGCTTCATTTAAAAATCCCGACACTATTGATCCAACCAACGGTAGAAAATGCCATTGTACACGGATTGGCCCACAAAAAAGGAGACAAAAAACTCCTGATCGAAGGATACCAGGAAAACGATTCTATTATCCTGAAGATCGAAGACAACGGAATCGGGAGACAGGAAGCCAAACGCATCAATACCTATCGCGCAAACCACATTTCACACGGCTGGAATATGGTACTCGATAAGATTAATTTATTAAAGGCAAAGTATCAATATTCCGTTATCTTTGAGATCATTGACAAACCGGAAAACAGCGGGACGACGGTTATTTTCAAAATTCCGCTGATGAATGAAGAAATGCTGGAAATTTAA
- a CDS encoding LytTR family DNA-binding domain-containing protein: protein MKALILDDIRISREGLAALLNKIDPGIEIVASVATVEEAKQVFDEKSIDVAFLDIQLQSGTSFDLVDEIPFETKVVFITAYDEHAIAAIRKGAFDYLLKPINSSDLRNCIQRIQDVDAQTAETQNTISDKNEESLIQSDLIGITGLDAIIFLKIEDIVYLKADGKYTMIQTVNEHITSSKNLKVFETMLPESKFMRVHHSFLLNLKYIKKFQKEYNMLVLDNGSQIPVSKSRKDLLMQRLMHV from the coding sequence GTGAAAGCACTCATTTTAGACGATATCCGAATAAGCCGGGAAGGTTTAGCCGCTTTATTGAATAAGATCGATCCGGGCATCGAGATTGTTGCCAGTGTTGCAACCGTTGAGGAAGCAAAACAGGTCTTCGATGAAAAGAGTATTGATGTAGCATTTCTGGACATTCAATTGCAATCCGGAACCAGCTTTGACCTGGTGGATGAAATCCCGTTCGAAACCAAAGTGGTATTCATTACTGCTTATGACGAACACGCTATTGCAGCCATTCGTAAAGGTGCTTTCGACTACCTGCTTAAACCGATCAACTCTTCGGATTTACGGAATTGTATCCAGCGCATTCAGGATGTGGATGCACAAACCGCGGAAACACAAAATACTATTTCCGATAAAAATGAAGAAAGCCTCATTCAATCGGATTTAATAGGAATAACAGGACTTGACGCGATCATTTTCCTGAAAATCGAAGACATCGTTTACCTCAAAGCAGACGGTAAATACACAATGATCCAAACCGTCAACGAGCATATTACCAGCTCGAAGAACTTAAAGGTTTTCGAAACGATGCTTCCGGAGTCGAAATTCATGCGCGTGCACCATTCTTTTTTATTGAATCTGAAGTATATCAAGAAATTCCAGAAGGAATACAACATGCTGGTTTTGGATAACGGTTCTCAGATCCCGGTTTCCAAATCACGGAAAGATTTGTTGATGCAGCGACTGATGCACGTATAA
- a CDS encoding DNA topoisomerase 3: protein MKLCIAEKPSVARDIAEVIGAKQRHDGFYEGNGYWVTWTFGHLCTLKEPHDYHEKWKYWKLEDLPIIPEKFGIKLIEDSGVKKQFSIIEKLVSSCEEVINCGDAGQEGELIQRWVLSKAKCRVPMKRLWISSLTEEAIREGFQALKTGEQYQNLYAAGSARAIGDWLLGMNATRLFTKKFGQGKATLSIGRVQTPTLAMIVTRQKEIDAFRSEEYWELKTIYRETEFSASIDRLRTQEKADKGLAYLQEHPFEITSFEQKEGKEGNPRLFDLTSLQVESNKKIGNSAEETLKIVQSLYEKKLVTYPRVDTTYLSEDLHPKIEGIMKGLTYYSRFTESVLAKPIPKLKTVFDDKKVTDHHAIIPTGVQPSGLSHPEQQIYDMIVRRFIAAFYPECKVSSTTVLGKVGQIEFKATGKQIIEPGWRVVWEETKESDADGKKAAEKPEQTMPHFEEGESGPHQPFIHQGKTSPPKPYTEATLLRAMETAGKMVDDEELRDMMKENGIGRPATRANIIETLFKRKYIEKKRKNLIATSTGVGLIDTIQNELLKSAELTGQWERKLRLIEKGEYDLEQFKRELMIMVRELTDEVIFSQAPVRIQLHTDQPVAVVKEKKERKKAEKQSIEELDCPKCKAHKLMTGKGGVGCSNFKVCGFMVPFELLGKKLTDKQLTDLISKGKTGKMKGLLIPGSHQVIEGAISLDENFNITVV from the coding sequence ATGAAATTGTGCATTGCCGAAAAGCCCTCCGTAGCTCGTGATATCGCAGAAGTCATTGGTGCAAAACAGCGTCATGATGGCTTTTACGAAGGAAACGGTTATTGGGTAACCTGGACTTTCGGGCATTTGTGTACGCTCAAGGAACCGCACGATTATCACGAGAAATGGAAATACTGGAAACTGGAAGACCTTCCGATCATTCCGGAGAAATTCGGGATTAAACTCATAGAAGATTCCGGTGTTAAAAAACAATTCTCCATTATTGAAAAATTGGTTTCTTCCTGCGAAGAAGTAATCAACTGCGGCGATGCCGGGCAGGAAGGAGAATTGATCCAGCGCTGGGTGTTGTCCAAAGCAAAATGCAGGGTTCCGATGAAACGCCTGTGGATTTCATCCCTGACGGAAGAAGCGATCCGCGAAGGTTTCCAGGCGTTGAAAACAGGCGAACAATACCAGAATTTATATGCCGCAGGAAGTGCACGCGCAATCGGTGACTGGCTGTTGGGAATGAACGCTACGCGCTTGTTTACCAAAAAATTCGGGCAGGGGAAAGCAACCTTGTCGATCGGCCGTGTTCAAACTCCAACTCTGGCAATGATCGTAACACGTCAAAAAGAGATCGATGCATTCCGTTCGGAAGAATATTGGGAATTGAAAACCATTTATCGCGAAACGGAATTCTCCGCTTCTATCGACCGTTTGAGAACGCAGGAGAAAGCCGATAAAGGATTGGCTTACTTGCAGGAACATCCGTTTGAGATCACTTCATTCGAGCAGAAAGAAGGAAAGGAAGGAAATCCGCGTTTGTTCGATTTGACCTCTTTGCAGGTTGAATCCAACAAGAAAATCGGGAATTCCGCTGAAGAAACGCTGAAAATCGTTCAGAGCCTTTACGAGAAGAAATTGGTAACTTATCCGCGGGTTGATACCACGTATTTGAGTGAAGACCTTCATCCGAAGATCGAAGGAATCATGAAAGGGCTGACTTATTATTCCCGGTTCACGGAATCCGTTTTGGCGAAACCCATTCCGAAATTGAAAACCGTTTTCGACGATAAGAAAGTAACCGATCACCACGCGATTATTCCTACCGGAGTGCAGCCGAGCGGTTTGAGCCATCCGGAGCAGCAAATCTACGACATGATCGTGCGCCGGTTCATTGCGGCTTTCTACCCGGAGTGTAAAGTTTCCAGCACCACCGTTCTTGGAAAAGTAGGGCAAATCGAATTCAAAGCAACGGGGAAACAAATCATTGAGCCTGGGTGGCGCGTGGTTTGGGAAGAAACCAAAGAATCGGATGCCGACGGAAAGAAAGCGGCTGAAAAGCCGGAACAAACCATGCCTCATTTCGAAGAAGGCGAAAGTGGTCCGCACCAGCCGTTTATTCACCAGGGAAAAACCAGTCCGCCGAAACCTTACACCGAAGCAACTTTGCTCAGGGCTATGGAAACTGCCGGTAAGATGGTGGATGATGAAGAGTTGCGCGACATGATGAAGGAAAACGGGATCGGCCGTCCTGCAACCCGTGCGAATATCATCGAAACCTTATTCAAGCGAAAATACATTGAGAAAAAACGCAAGAACCTGATTGCCACAAGCACCGGGGTCGGTTTGATCGATACAATCCAGAACGAATTACTCAAAAGTGCGGAGTTGACCGGACAATGGGAACGGAAACTGCGTTTGATCGAAAAAGGAGAATATGACCTGGAACAGTTCAAGCGCGAGTTGATGATCATGGTGCGCGAGTTGACCGATGAGGTGATCTTTTCACAAGCTCCTGTGCGGATCCAGTTGCATACAGATCAGCCGGTTGCAGTTGTGAAAGAGAAGAAGGAACGCAAGAAAGCCGAAAAGCAAAGCATCGAAGAACTGGATTGCCCGAAATGTAAAGCTCATAAACTCATGACCGGGAAAGGGGGAGTAGGCTGCAGTAACTTTAAGGTTTGCGGGTTTATGGTACCATTTGAGCTTCTAGGAAAAAAACTGACCGACAAACAATTGACGGACCTGATTTCCAAAGGAAAAACCGGGAAAATGAAAGGTTTATTGATTCCCGGATCCCACCAGGTTATAGAAGGGGCTATTTCCCTGGACGAGAATTTCAATATTACGGTCGTTTAA
- a CDS encoding dihydrofolate reductase, which translates to MKVSLVVAMDNARGIGKNNDLMWHLPADMKFFKETTTGHIIVTGRKNYDSIPERFRPLPNRENAVLTRNADYEAPGAHIFSSLEACLEHYRNETERTVFIIGGGQIYKEAMDLGVLNEMFITHVNHTYGADTFFPEFDEAEWNVETVFEYAADEKHAVSFQVRKYSRK; encoded by the coding sequence ATGAAAGTATCATTGGTTGTTGCAATGGACAACGCACGCGGAATAGGAAAGAACAACGATTTGATGTGGCATTTGCCGGCGGATATGAAGTTTTTTAAAGAAACTACAACTGGTCACATCATTGTTACAGGCCGCAAGAATTACGATTCTATCCCGGAACGTTTTCGTCCTTTGCCCAACAGGGAAAACGCCGTTCTGACAAGGAATGCGGATTACGAAGCTCCCGGAGCGCATATTTTTTCTTCCCTGGAAGCGTGCCTGGAGCATTACCGGAATGAAACCGAACGAACGGTTTTTATTATCGGTGGCGGACAGATCTATAAAGAAGCAATGGATCTGGGTGTGTTGAATGAAATGTTTATCACACATGTGAATCATACTTACGGAGCGGATACTTTTTTTCCGGAATTTGATGAGGCTGAGTGGAATGTGGAAACCGTTTTTGAATACGCAGCAGATGAGAAGCATGCGGTGAGTTTCCAGGTGAGAAAGTACAGCAGAAAATAG
- a CDS encoding DUF4230 domain-containing protein → MKLQKIKEIQTLIVRLVIVALIAFGGYWVYQLFFKRPSSDEIVLEDTPLKVEQIRSILELNTLKFQDETVVDSVEYYKSDSEVIWGTFDKLTDPNQFKHGLHPSSVKRRLTLIVRGELLYGVDLKRKDFQFLEKDDTLTIVIPQPELLSVSINPKGTEVYLENGDWKDYERAGLQRKARNKMIASGERLKLPERAKAPLEKVLRALVKTDKTLVIKFEN, encoded by the coding sequence ATGAAACTCCAAAAGATAAAAGAAATACAAACGTTGATCGTTAGATTGGTGATTGTAGCATTGATAGCCTTTGGTGGATACTGGGTTTATCAATTGTTTTTCAAAAGGCCGTCCAGCGATGAAATTGTTTTGGAGGATACTCCGCTGAAGGTTGAGCAAATTCGTTCCATCCTGGAATTGAATACCCTGAAGTTCCAGGACGAAACAGTGGTAGATTCGGTGGAATACTACAAATCCGATAGTGAAGTGATCTGGGGAACTTTTGATAAGCTGACAGATCCGAACCAATTCAAACATGGATTACATCCAAGCAGTGTGAAAAGACGGTTGACATTGATCGTAAGAGGAGAATTGTTATATGGTGTTGATCTGAAAAGAAAGGATTTTCAGTTTTTGGAGAAGGACGATACATTGACTATTGTTATTCCTCAGCCCGAACTGCTTTCCGTTTCGATCAATCCGAAAGGCACGGAAGTATACCTGGAGAACGGGGATTGGAAGGATTACGAGCGGGCTGGTCTGCAGCGAAAAGCACGTAATAAAATGATTGCTTCCGGTGAACGGTTGAAATTACCTGAACGGGCAAAAGCTCCGCTTGAAAAAGTGTTGCGGGCCTTGGTGAAAACCGACAAAACGCTGGTCATTAAATTTGAAAATTAG
- a CDS encoding DUF4230 domain-containing protein produces the protein MKNWLFLSLMLLMLASCGDEKEVHETEIYQIRAIGTLSTMEYTLGKVIHWDDKGEWYTFGDRKILLSCKAVVKAGVNLGAIKESDIEVKGNQITIQLPPPEIVSFEMDPDLVRTEMTDVNGFRSDFSQVDKSKVLQKGEESIRKDLKKLNILDEAEQNAKIFIIDFYKNLGFEQVIVHETPKDKRNTNVDR, from the coding sequence ATGAAGAATTGGTTGTTTTTAAGTTTGATGCTACTGATGCTTGCTTCCTGCGGAGATGAGAAAGAAGTGCATGAAACGGAAATCTATCAGATCCGGGCGATCGGTACACTTTCCACCATGGAATATACCCTTGGAAAAGTCATTCATTGGGATGACAAAGGAGAATGGTACACATTCGGCGACCGCAAGATACTTCTAAGCTGCAAGGCAGTTGTGAAAGCGGGCGTGAACCTGGGTGCGATCAAAGAATCGGATATTGAGGTGAAAGGAAATCAAATTACTATTCAGCTTCCTCCTCCCGAGATTGTATCTTTTGAAATGGACCCGGATTTGGTTCGCACGGAAATGACGGATGTCAATGGGTTTCGCTCGGATTTTTCGCAGGTAGATAAATCAAAAGTGCTCCAAAAAGGAGAAGAATCCATTCGCAAAGACCTGAAGAAACTAAACATACTCGATGAAGCAGAGCAAAATGCAAAGATTTTCATCATTGATTTTTACAAGAACCTCGGATTTGAACAAGTAATCGTACATGAAACTCCAAAAGATAAAAGAAATACAAACGTTGATCGTTAG
- a CDS encoding M20 family metallopeptidase, producing the protein MDSAIHHIIRTRSVELFDKVKAYREHMHQFPELSYSEFNTMKFVAGQLDKIGIPYQQEVAGTGILGIIRSDKHQEGDSCIGLRSELDALPITEQNNCAYKSTIDGVMHACGHDVHTAILLGAAEIIWENKEQLKHPVKLFFQPGEEKNPGGASLMIAAGALQNPPVHELFALHVFPEMKTGNVGFRPGLYMASCDEIYITINGKGGHGATPHQTIDPIMIGAQLLTGLQQIVSRKCDPKVPCVLSFGHFEALGATNVIPEKAILKGTFRTMNEDWRKEALDMIAKHVHSVCEQFGATADLEISVGYPYLENDPVLTEKMTKRSEWFFGKEHVEELPIRLTSEDFSFYAQEIPVCFFRLGVRNEELGIIYGVHHPKFDIDSKALVVGMQAMCLAAFE; encoded by the coding sequence ATGGATTCAGCAATTCATCATATTATCCGCACGCGTTCCGTAGAATTATTTGATAAAGTCAAGGCGTATCGCGAACACATGCATCAATTTCCCGAATTATCTTATTCGGAGTTTAATACGATGAAATTTGTTGCCGGACAATTGGATAAAATCGGTATTCCTTATCAACAGGAAGTAGCCGGAACAGGCATTTTGGGTATTATCCGCTCGGATAAACACCAGGAAGGGGATTCCTGCATCGGTTTGCGTTCCGAACTGGATGCCTTACCGATCACCGAACAAAACAATTGTGCTTACAAATCTACGATTGACGGTGTGATGCATGCCTGCGGGCACGATGTGCATACTGCCATTTTGCTGGGTGCTGCTGAAATTATCTGGGAGAATAAAGAACAATTGAAACATCCGGTGAAGCTGTTTTTTCAGCCGGGAGAAGAGAAAAACCCGGGTGGAGCTTCATTGATGATCGCAGCCGGCGCATTGCAAAATCCTCCGGTGCATGAACTATTCGCGTTGCACGTTTTTCCCGAAATGAAAACCGGGAATGTCGGGTTCAGGCCTGGCTTGTACATGGCTTCCTGTGATGAGATTTACATTACCATCAATGGAAAAGGCGGTCACGGTGCAACTCCGCATCAGACCATCGATCCGATTATGATCGGGGCGCAATTGCTGACCGGTTTGCAGCAGATTGTCAGCAGGAAATGCGACCCGAAAGTTCCGTGTGTTTTGTCTTTCGGTCATTTTGAAGCGCTTGGAGCAACGAATGTGATTCCCGAAAAAGCAATTCTGAAAGGAACTTTTCGTACCATGAACGAAGACTGGAGAAAAGAAGCCCTCGACATGATTGCCAAACATGTTCATTCCGTGTGTGAGCAATTCGGCGCAACGGCCGACTTGGAAATTTCTGTCGGCTATCCTTATTTGGAAAACGATCCTGTTCTGACCGAAAAAATGACCAAACGAAGTGAATGGTTCTTCGGAAAAGAGCACGTGGAAGAATTGCCTATCCGGTTGACTTCCGAAGATTTTTCATTCTACGCACAGGAAATTCCGGTGTGTTTTTTCCGTTTGGGAGTCCGTAACGAAGAATTAGGCATCATTTATGGTGTGCACCATCCGAAATTTGATATCGACAGCAAGGCTTTGGTTGTAGGAATGCAGGCCATGTGTTTAGCTGCTTTTGAATAA
- a CDS encoding acyl transferase encodes MQALIDRIFSIQTEQEFNDCALEVYRFQKEYVPVYKTFLELINRPEPTHYSQIPHLPIAFFKTHQIIADGKPVQQVFKSSGTTGMVRSTHFVADVSIYERSFIPTYEQFLGKLEDQIIFALLPNYVAQGESSLVYMVDKLIVGTRNNLSGYYLESPESLLRAISEGRKSGKKLVLFGVSYALLDLAEMKPDLRDVTVIETGGMKGKRKEMTKDEMHRELIAGFGCEYIASEYGMCELLSQAYSDKNGVFELPAWMKISLREVNDPFELVGNDKTGGVNVMDLANIYSCAFIETQDLGRVEGGKLRLMGRFDHSDIRGCNLLVAES; translated from the coding sequence ATGCAAGCGCTTATTGATCGCATTTTTTCCATTCAAACGGAACAGGAGTTTAATGACTGTGCCCTGGAAGTGTATCGCTTCCAGAAAGAGTACGTTCCTGTTTACAAAACATTCCTGGAACTGATCAATAGGCCTGAACCGACTCACTATTCCCAAATTCCCCATTTGCCGATCGCTTTTTTCAAAACCCATCAGATCATTGCGGATGGAAAGCCGGTTCAGCAGGTGTTTAAAAGCAGCGGAACAACCGGAATGGTTAGAAGTACCCATTTTGTAGCGGATGTTTCCATTTACGAACGTTCATTCATTCCGACTTACGAACAGTTTTTGGGCAAACTGGAAGACCAGATCATTTTTGCCTTATTGCCGAATTATGTTGCTCAGGGAGAATCGAGTTTGGTGTACATGGTGGATAAATTGATTGTCGGAACAAGAAATAATCTGTCGGGGTATTATCTGGAGAGCCCCGAAAGTTTGCTTCGGGCAATTTCGGAAGGAAGAAAATCCGGGAAGAAACTGGTGCTGTTCGGTGTTTCCTATGCCTTATTGGATTTGGCAGAAATGAAACCAGATCTTCGGGATGTAACGGTTATCGAAACCGGCGGAATGAAAGGAAAGCGGAAAGAAATGACCAAAGACGAAATGCACCGGGAACTCATTGCCGGATTCGGTTGTGAGTACATTGCTTCGGAATACGGCATGTGTGAATTGCTTTCCCAGGCCTACAGTGACAAAAACGGAGTATTTGAATTGCCGGCCTGGATGAAAATTTCCCTGCGGGAAGTCAATGATCCTTTTGAGTTGGTCGGGAACGATAAAACCGGCGGAGTGAACGTGATGGATCTGGCAAATATCTATTCCTGTGCCTTTATAGAAACACAGGACCTTGGTCGCGTAGAAGGAGGAAAATTGCGCCTGATGGGACGTTTTGATCATTCGGATATCCGCGGATGCAACCTGCTTGTGGCAGAAAGTTAA